The Halapricum desulfuricans genome includes a region encoding these proteins:
- a CDS encoding TrmB family transcriptional regulator produces the protein MNTVPLEDQLKQFGLSEKEIQTYLTILEHGEAKASTIADDTGVSKRYVYSICEELEERGFVDVDDHIVPTKIQAKPPQEVIEMLSSQLEDIEPVLQQRYSETSSRPQRFDVIKSRVTVIKRLREYIKSAEQELVIAVPEGYLPEVAEQLGAAIDRGVLVLLLISDVDDPEHVLDGIDRPVGSVIRTWQLGMPVLLAVDEQLGIASPAEMVSRANSDDRAIAIVQGQIVPIIASSFLANYWPFAQQHSVVDPVELPTTYRSFRHATLQATLHNKTEATVHVQATAQPVDTDDPFTTLEGTVVETRQGMVEPRTNTIPIEHTIIVETDEGTVSVGGPDSFLEDYEARKVTLERP, from the coding sequence ATGAACACCGTCCCGCTGGAAGACCAGCTCAAACAGTTCGGTCTCTCCGAAAAGGAGATTCAGACGTACCTGACGATCCTCGAACACGGGGAGGCGAAAGCGAGTACGATCGCTGATGACACGGGCGTCTCGAAACGATACGTCTACAGCATCTGCGAGGAGCTCGAAGAACGCGGATTCGTCGATGTCGACGATCACATCGTCCCGACGAAGATCCAGGCGAAACCTCCACAAGAGGTCATCGAGATGCTGTCGAGCCAACTTGAGGACATCGAGCCGGTGTTGCAACAGCGCTACTCGGAGACCTCCTCGCGACCCCAGCGGTTCGACGTCATCAAATCCCGCGTCACTGTCATCAAACGCCTGCGGGAGTACATCAAAAGCGCCGAGCAGGAACTGGTCATCGCCGTTCCGGAAGGCTATCTCCCGGAAGTCGCAGAGCAGCTGGGGGCCGCGATCGATCGCGGTGTCCTCGTCTTGCTGTTGATCAGCGACGTCGACGATCCCGAACACGTCCTTGATGGCATCGATCGACCAGTCGGGAGCGTCATTCGGACCTGGCAACTCGGTATGCCAGTACTGCTCGCGGTTGACGAACAACTGGGAATCGCTTCTCCCGCCGAAATGGTCTCGCGAGCCAACAGCGACGACCGGGCGATCGCGATCGTGCAGGGACAGATCGTGCCGATTATCGCCAGTTCGTTCCTGGCGAACTACTGGCCCTTTGCCCAGCAACACTCCGTCGTCGATCCGGTCGAACTTCCGACGACCTATCGGAGTTTCCGTCACGCGACGCTGCAGGCGACGCTGCACAACAAGACGGAGGCGACGGTCCACGTTCAGGCGACCGCCCAGCCCGTCGACACTGACGACCCGTTCACGACGCTTGAGGGAACCGTCGTCGAGACTCGCCAGGGAATGGTCGAACCACGGACGAATACGATCCCAATCGAACATACGATTATCGTCGAAACCGACGAGGGGACTGTCTCCGTTGGTGGTCCGGACTCGTTCCTCGAAGACTACGAGGCACGCAAGGTCACGCTCGAACGACCATAG
- a CDS encoding helix-turn-helix transcriptional regulator: MYDLTGFQRDLLYVVAGLDEPHGLAIKDELEEYYEKEIHHGRLYPNLDTLVDKGLVEKGQKDRRTNIYAITRRGEREIEARREWESQYT; the protein is encoded by the coding sequence ATGTACGACCTCACAGGTTTCCAGCGAGATCTGCTGTACGTCGTAGCTGGCTTAGATGAGCCACATGGCTTAGCTATCAAAGACGAACTCGAAGAGTACTACGAGAAGGAAATCCATCATGGCCGACTGTATCCAAATCTCGATACATTGGTCGACAAAGGCCTTGTCGAGAAAGGGCAAAAAGACCGGCGAACCAATATTTACGCGATCACAAGGCGAGGGGAGCGCGAAATTGAAGCCCGGCGCGAGTGGGAAAGCCAGTACACGTGA